ATTGAACCAGTCATTGCAAGTCTTAAATCAGTATCCATGTTTATTTTACAAACAGACATAGAAGCTGCTTTTCTAAGCATTTCTAGTGGGATTCCTTTTGCACCCTTCATTTCTCCACCAAATTCATTGATCATAGTAACATATTCTTGATCTACAGCAGATGCACCATGAAGAACTATTGGGAAATTATGAAGACCAGCAGCTTCTAATTTTTCTGTAATTAAAGTTAATCTTTCAAAATCAAGTTTAGGTTCACCTTTGAATTTATATGCACCATGGCTTGTTCCTATAGCTATAGCTAAAGAATCTATACCAGTTCTTGTTACATAATCTACTGCTTGTTCTGGATCAGTATATGTTGCATCAGCTGCTGAAACACTAACAGCATCTTCAACTCCAGCAAGTTTACCAAGCTCAGCTTCAACTACAACGCCTTTAGAATGAGCAAAATCAACTACTTCTTTAGTTGTTCTTACATTTTCTTCATAATCAAAATGAGAACCATCATACATTACTGAAGTAAATCCAGAAGCTATTGCAAGTTTACATTGTGCCAAATCTGAACCGTGATCTAAGTGAAGAGCTATATCAAGACCAGTGTCTTCTATAGCAGCCTCTACCATTTTTCTAAGGTAAGTTGGTCTTGCATATTTCATAGCGCCACCTGATACTTGAAGTATA
This window of the Clostridium estertheticum genome carries:
- a CDS encoding ketose-bisphosphate aldolase is translated as MALVTTTKMFEKAIEGNYAIGAFNINNMEIIQGVIDACAIHKSAVILQVSGGAMKYARPTYLRKMVEAAIEDTGLDIALHLDHGSDLAQCKLAIASGFTSVMYDGSHFDYEENVRTTKEVVDFAHSKGVVVEAELGKLAGVEDAVSVSAADATYTDPEQAVDYVTRTGIDSLAIAIGTSHGAYKFKGEPKLDFERLTLITEKLEAAGLHNFPIVLHGASAVDQEYVTMINEFGGEMKGAKGIPLEMLRKAASMSVCKINMDTDLRLAMTGSIRKVLTKNLGEIDPRKYLGEARTNITKLVEGKITNVLGSSNSSK